The proteins below are encoded in one region of Brassica napus cultivar Da-Ae chromosome A6, Da-Ae, whole genome shotgun sequence:
- the LOC106346464 gene encoding probable WRKY transcription factor 3 isoform X1, with amino-acid sequence MADKEEQEVEHQQKQPLTSKSSTGGSSRPTISLPPRPFGEMFFSGGLGFSPGPMTLVSNLFSDPDELKTFSQLLAGAMASPVAAVVATAHQTPVSSVGGSGGDVDPRFKQNRPTGLMIAQPPAMFTVPPGLSPATLLDSPSFFGLFSPIQGSFGMTHQQALAQVTAQAVQGNTSVQSQSEHPSSTQQQQETSSEPMSQLPAPAQRDTVEVSVYEHRSSQPQSADKPADDGYNWRKYGQKQVKGSDFPRSYYKCTHPACPVKKKVERSQDGQVTEIIYKGQHSHEPPQNKTKRDNNGSSRSSDVATQFQTSNTAGLNKNKREQETSQVTTTATEQMCEASDSEETSVEPDPKRRNMEVRVTEPVTSTQRTVTEPRIIVQTTSEVDLLDDGFRWRKYGQKVVKGNPYPRSYYKCTTPGCGVRKHVERAANDPKAVVTTYEGKHNHDVPAARNSSHQLRPNNNLHNTTMDSMNQEQRVARLRLKEEQIT; translated from the exons ATGGCGGATAAGGAAGAACAAGAGGTTGAACATCAGCAAAAGCAACCTTTGACGTCAAAATCATCAACCGGAGGTTCATCACGGCCAACGATCTCACTCCCTCCTCGACCCTTTGGAGAAATGTTTTTCAGCGGTGGCCTTGGATTCAGTCCTGGTCCTATGACCCTCGTCTCCAATCTCTTCTCCGATCCTGATGAGCTCAAAACCTTCTCTCAGCTTCTCGCCGGAGCTATGGCTTCTCCGGTGGCTGCTGTCGTCGCTACTGCTCATCAGACGCCAGTGAGTTCCGTCGGTGGAAGCGGCGGTGATGTTGACCCGAGGTTCAAACAAAATAGACCGACGGGGTTGATGATTGCACAGCCACCGGCGATGTTCACCGTCCCGCCGGGGTTAAGTCCGGCGACGCTTCTTGATTCTCCGAGCTTCTTTGGTCTCTTCTCACCCATTCAG GGATCATTTGGTATGACACACCAACAAGCTTTAGCACAAGTCACTGCACAAGCAGTTCAAGGCAATACTAGTGTCCAATCACAATCCGAACATCCTTCCtctacacaacaacaacaagagactTCTTCTGAACCTATGTCCCAGCTTCCCGCCCCGGCTCAGAGAGATACCGTGGAAGTATCCGTCTATGAGCATCGGTCATCACAGCCTCAAAGTGCTGATAAACCAGCTGATGATGGATACAACTGGAGAAAATACGGGCAGAAGCAAGTCAAAGGCAGCGATTTTCCTCGGAGTTATTACAAATGCACGCATCCCGCGTGTCCTGTCAAGAAGAAAGTCGAGAGATCTCAGGATGGGCAAGTAACGGAGATCATCTACAAGGGCCAGCACAGTCACGAACCTCCACAAAACAAGACTAAGAGAGACAATAACGGGAGTTCTAGAAGTTCTGATGTTGCAACTCAGTTTCAAACCAGTAATACAGCTGGTCTAAACAAGAATAAGAGAGAACAGGAAACAAGCCAGGTTACTACTACAGCAACGGAGCAGATGTGTGAAGCAAGTGATAGCGAGGAAACTAGTGTGGAGCCTGATCCCAAGAGAAg GAATATGGAAGTGCGGGTTACAGAACCAGTTACTTCAACGCAAAGAACAGTGACAGAGCCTAGAATAATTGTCCAAACGACGAGTGAGGTTGATCTCTTAGATGATGGATTCAGATGGCGCAAGTATGGTCAGAAAGTAGTCAAAGGAAACCCTTATCCTAG GAGCTACTATAAGTGTACAACACCGGGATGTGGAGTGAGGAAACATGTAGAGAGAGCAGCGAACGATCCTAAAGCTGTTGTGACAACATATGAAGGGAAACATAACCATGACGTTCCAGCTGCTAGAAATAGCAGCCATCAGTTAAGACCAAACAACAATCTACACAACACCACGATGGATAGCATGAATCAAGAACAGCGTGTTGCGCGTCTGAGGCTTAAAGAAGAGCAAATCACTTGA
- the LOC106346464 gene encoding probable WRKY transcription factor 3 (The RefSeq protein has 1 substitution compared to this genomic sequence), with amino-acid sequence MADKEEQEVEHQQKQPLTSKSSTGGSSRPTISLPPRPFGEMFFSGGLGFSPGPMTLVSNLFSDPDELKTFSQLLAGAMASPVAAVVATAHQTPVSSVGGSGGDVDPRFKQNRPTGLMIAQPPAMFTVPPGLSPATLLDSPSFFGLFSPIQGSFGMTHQQALAQVTAQAVQGNTSVQSQSEHPSSTQQQQETSSEPMSQLPAPAQRDTVEVSVYEHRSSQPQSADKPADDGYNWRKYGQKQVKGSDFPRSYYKCTHPACPVKKKVERSQDGHVTEIIYKGQHSHEPPQNKTKRDNNGSSRSSDVATQFQTSNTAGLNKNKREQETSQVTTTATEQMCEASDSEETSVEPDPKRRNMEVRVTEPVTSTQRTVTEPRIIVQTTSEVDLLDDGFRWRKYGQKVVKGNPYPRSYYKCTTPGCGVRKHVERAANDPKAVVTTYEGKHNHDVPAARNSSHQLRPNNNLHNTTMDSMNQEQRVARLRLKEEQIT; translated from the exons ATGGCGGATAAGGAAGAACAAGAGGTTGAACATCAGCAAAAGCAACCTTTGACGTCAAAATCATCAACCGGAGGTTCATCACGGCCAACGATCTCACTCCCTCCTCGACCCTTTGGAGAAATGTTTTTCAGCGGTGGCCTTGGATTCAGTCCTGGTCCTATGACCCTCGTCTCCAATCTCTTCTCCGATCCTGATGAGCTCAAAACCTTCTCTCAGCTTCTCGCCGGAGCTATGGCTTCTCCGGTGGCTGCTGTCGTCGCTACTGCTCATCAGACGCCAGTGAGTTCCGTCGGTGGAAGCGGCGGTGATGTTGACCCGAGGTTCAAACAAAATAGACCGACGGGGTTGATGATTGCACAGCCACCGGCGATGTTCACCGTCCCGCCGGGGTTAAGTCCGGCGACGCTTCTTGATTCTCCGAGCTTCTTTGGTCTCTTCTCACCCATTCAG GGATCATTTGGTATGACACACCAACAAGCTTTAGCACAAGTCACTGCACAAGCAGTTCAAGGCAATACTAGTGTCCAATCACAATCCGAACATCCTTCCtctacacaacaacaacaagagactTCTTCTGAACCTATGTCCCAGCTTCCCGCCCCGGCTCAGAGAGATACCGTGGAAGTATCCGTCTATGAGCATCGGTCATCACAGCCTCAAAGTGCTGATAAACCAGCTGATGATGGATACAACTGGAGAAAATACGGGCAGAAGCAAGTCAAAGGCAGCGATTTTCCTCGGAGTTATTACAAATGCACGCATCCCGCGTGTCCTGTCAAGAAGAAAGTCGAGAGATCTCAGGATGGGCAAGTAACGGAGATCATCTACAAGGGCCAGCACAGTCACGAACCTCCACAAAACAAGACTAAGAGAGACAATAACGGGAGTTCTAGAAGTTCTGATGTTGCAACTCAGTTTCAAACCAGTAATACAGCTGGTCTAAACAAGAATAAGAGAGAACAGGAAACAAGCCAGGTTACTACTACAGCAACGGAGCAGATGTGTGAAGCAAGTGATAGCGAGGAAACTAGTGTGGAGCCTGATCCCAAGAGAAg GAATATGGAAGTGCGGGTTACAGAACCAGTTACTTCAACGCAAAGAACAGTGACAGAGCCTAGAATAATTGTCCAAACGACGAGTGAGGTTGATCTCTTAGATGATGGATTCAGATGGCGCAAGTATGGTCAGAAAGTAGTCAAAGGAAACCCTTATCCTAG GAGCTACTATAAGTGTACAACACCGGGATGTGGAGTGAGGAAACATGTAGAGAGAGCAGCGAACGATCCTAAAGCTGTTGTGACAACATATGAAGGGAAACATAACCATGACGTTCCAGCTGCTAGAAATAGCAGCCATCAGTTAAGACCAAACAACAATCTACACAACACCACGATGGATAGCATGAATCAAGAACAGCGTGTTGCGCGTCTGAGGCTTAAAGAAGAGCAAATCACTTGA
- the LOC106453827 gene encoding meiosis-specific protein ASY2-like, with translation MAPGNRLSREEKGKDIATSPSPARDADGSPLEDFDIIHRDALRDTENMSLSQRLLVADAHRQFREEAEENVVNEDREASGSEAPSLVVRPRRRAHRRGRIDQSDRLPAPRSVPFDEVDCRPVIYHPGGIFEELPSLPPEALRDPRVQSWGNVFGSCSSHETVKRLLRECGGAGVTFIIPSAEQRPWSPPVGYQCVYESYFKDQTKLWFPIPRLITSYAFRRDIAISQLLNGSLRIAVMLMVMAAEMDVSMSVRVFEELTFTKAEPNGIFSVKMRASYNVLTGHPNKTQDWQRAYFFVKSDEHAFEEPPGDDYRVLWNQQLVRHPNTIAYPEKFFETAQLIATHSHLRWPDLSREWIRRQQARIARVDWESRLPCVLGPRRSRLSLFTRKQQKLLNQARKMEGVPDLSALLKGKLQMLSTTPSSAGASEARPVPVDGDANSEPPAQSSPKKKTNKVNKAKAKDGSVPLEVAPSSANVTEAAAKKKKKKGSKKRSREEASVEARETSAAARDDDAEKDDPAGSTRGSPEERPKKKSKKKAAEDDGTSAPEIPSRSGETATEVGDGSRGESPSSKGAPSSSARETGAGSGGSLPRKTGGGVRFPDRVEFLYDEATPLVLNPLRCAELTRQIRGGTKELPPVEDLYFKKEYIDAAMAGRRVNSLFSYFPFSSLKFF, from the exons ATGGCTCCAGGGAATCGGCTATCGCGCGAAGAAAAAGGGAAAGACATAGCTACCTCGCCAAGCCCGGCTAGGGATGCAGACGGGAGTCCGTTGGAGGATTTCGACATAATCCATCGTGATGCTCTGCGGGATACGGAGAATATGAGCCTTTCCCAGCGTCTTCTGGTCGCTGACGCCCACAGACAATTTCGCGAAGAAGCCGAAGAAAACGTTGTGAACGAGGATAGGGAGGCGAGTGGTTCTGAAGCGCCTAGCCTTGTCGTAAGGCCTAGGAGACGGGCTCATCGAAGGGGTCGCATCGACCAGTCAGACCGTCTTCCCGCCCCGAGAAGTGTTCCGTTCGACGAAGTAGACTGCCGTCCTGTGATTTATCACCCTGGCGGGATTTTCGAAGAACTACCTTCGCTGCCTCCCGAAGCGTTACGCGACCCGCGAGTTCAATCATGGGGAAACGTTTTCGGTTCCTGCTCTTCCCACGAGACCGTGAAGAGATTGCTGAGAGAGTGTGGTGGCGCCGGAGTCACCTTCATTATTCCTTCGGCTGAACAGCGGCCGTGGTCGCCACCGGTTGGTTACCAATGCGTGTATGAATCCTACTTCAAGGATCAGACGAAGCTCTGGTTCCCAATCCCCAGACTAATCACGTCTTACGCGTTTCGTCGGGATATCGCCATTTCCCAGCTGCTGAACGGGTCGCTGCGCATAGCCGTCATGTTGATGGTTATGGCCGCGGAGATGGATGTTTCGATGAGCGTGAGAGTATTTGAGGAGCTAACTTTTACGAAGGCGGAGCCTAACGGGATCTTCTCGGTAAAGATGAGAGCGAGTTACAACGTTTTGACCGGTCATCCCAACAAGACGCAGGATTGGCAACGCGCATATTTCTTCGTTAAGTCCGACGAGCATGCCTTCGAGGAGCCGCCGGGGGACGATTATCGCGTTTTATGGAATCAGCAACTTG TTCGTCATCCCAATACGATCGCCTATCCCGAGAAGTTCTTTGAAACCGCTCAACTGATCGCGACGCACAGTCATCTCAGGTGGCCGGATCTTAGTCGGGAGTGGATACGTCGACAACAAGCTAGGATCGCCAGAG TTGATTGGGAATCGAGACTTCCTTGTGTACTCGGTCCCCGCCGATCACGTCTTTCCCTATTTACTCGGAAGCAGCAGAAACTTCTTAACCAAGCTAGAAAAATGGAGGGAGTTCCCGACTTGAGTGCTTTGTTAAAAGGGAAACTTCAAATGCTCTCGACGACACCGTCTTCTGCCGGCGCCTCGGAGGCCAGGCCTGTTCCCGTAGACGGAGATGCGAACTCCGAGCCGCCAGCTCAGAGTTCCCCAAAGAAGAAAACCAACAAGGTCAACAAGGCCAAAGCCAAGGACGGGAGTGTCCCTTTGGAAGTGGCGCCATCTTCTGCCAATGTCACTGAAGCCGcggctaagaagaagaagaaaaaagggaGCAAGAAAAGGTCTCGCGAGGAGGCTTCTGTTGAGGCTAGGGAAACCTCAGCTGCCGCAAGGGATGATGATGCGGAAAAAGACGATCCAGCCGGTTCTACTCGGGGATCGCCTGAGGAGCGTCCCAAGAAGAAATCGAAGAAGAAAGCCGCGGAAGACGATGGGACTTCAGCTCCCGAGATTCCTTCCAGAAGTGGAGAAACGGCTACCGAAGTCGGAGATGGATCTCGGGGTGAATCTCCGTCGAGTAAGGGAGCCCCTTCGTCTTCTGCGAGGGAGACCGGTGCGGGAAGCGGAGGTTCGCTTCCGCGGAAGACGGGAGGAGGAGTTCGCTTTCCGGACCGCGTAGAGTTCCTTTACGATGAGGCGACTCCGTTGGTCCTGAATCCACTTCGGTGTGCTGAACTGACTCGCCAGATCCGTGGTGGGACCAAGGAGTTGCCGCCGGTCGAGGACTTATACTTCAAAAAGGAGTATATTGACGCGGCTATGGCGGGCAGACGGGTAAACTCGCTTTTCTCCTATTTCCCTTTTTCTTCCTTAAaatttttctaa